From a single Arachis hypogaea cultivar Tifrunner chromosome 3, arahy.Tifrunner.gnm2.J5K5, whole genome shotgun sequence genomic region:
- the LOC112734423 gene encoding probable protein phosphatase 2C 9 isoform X2: MDSLCCFSSVRGVVGGHSSSNSGKGKSHQSTTKYGYSLVKGKANHPMEDYHVAKFVQFKGQELGLFAIYDGHLGDSVPAYLQKHLFSNILDEKDFWEDPFMSISKAYETTDQAILSHSPDLGRGGSTAVTAILINSQKLWVANVGDSRAVLSRGGVAVQMTTDHEPNTERGSIENRGGFVSNMPGDVARVNGQLAVSRAFGDRNLKTHLRSDPDIQ, from the exons ATGGATAGTCTCTGTTGCTTCAGCTCTGTTAGAGGG GTGGTTGGAGGGCATTCTTCAAGTAACTCTGGAAAGGGCAAGAGCCATCAGTCTACAACCAAGTATGGCTATAGCCTTGTTAAAGGGAAAGCAAACCACCCGATGGAGGACTATCATGTAGCGAAATTTGTCCAGTTCAAGGGGCAAGAGCTGGGACTTTTTGCTATATATGATGGACACTTGGGAGATAGCGTACCAGCATATTTACAAAAGcatcttttttcaaatatcttgGATGAA AAGGACTTTTGGGAAGATCCGTTCATGTCTATTTCTAAAGCTTATGAGACAACAGATCAAGCAATTCTTTCTCACAGTCCTGATTTGGGACGAGGAGGGTCAACTGCTGTGACTGCAATTCTTATAAATAGTCAGAAATTATGGGTAGCCAACGTTGGAGATTCACGAGCAGTTCTGTCAAGGGGAGGGGTGGCTGTACAGATGACTACTGACCATGAACCTAATACTGAGCGGGGCAGCATTGAGAACAGAGGTGGCTTTGTCTCAAACATGCCAG GAGATGTTGCAAGGGTGAATGGGCAGCTTGCAGTTTCGCGAGCATTTGGAGACAGAAACCTCAAAACACATCTGCGATCGGATCCTGACATCCA GTAA
- the LOC112734424 gene encoding tobamovirus multiplication protein 1, with translation MASSLRTKSFVFGEGGPQIDAVSHWWNDVDESDEWQRGIYYALCAAYATVSIVAIVQLVRIQMRVPEYGWTTQKVFHLMNFIVNGLRAVIFGSYETIFAIKPKSLERVLMEIPSLLFFSTYTLLVLFWAEIYHQARSEPAQKLRPAYFVINGFIYFIQICFWIFMSVSSADTGAEIAKLFLAVVSFCAALGFLLYGGRLFFLLRRFPIESRGRQKKLYEVGSVTTICCTCFLIRCTMLAVSAFDEEADLDVLDHPILNLIYYLLVEIVPSGLVLFILRKLPPRRVSDQYHPIR, from the exons ATGGCGTCTTCACTGAGGACAAAGAGTTTTGTGTTCGGAGAAGGAGGACCTCAGATTGATGCTGTATCTCACTGGTGGAACGACGTTGATGAATCGGATGAATGGCAAAGAGGCATTTACTATGCTCTTTGTGCCGCTTACGCCACCGTTTCCATTGTTGCCATC GTGCAACTGGTGCGCATTCAAATGAGAGTACCTGAATATGGATGGACAACACAGAAGGTTTTCCACTTAATGAATTTTATTGTCAATGGAT TGAGGGCTGTTATATTTGGTTCATACGAAACTATTTTTGCAATTAAACCCAAG TCACTGGAGAGGGTGCTAATGGAGATTCCTAGTCTTCTGTTTTTCTCTACTTATACGTTGCTTGTCCTGTTCTGGGCTGAGATATACCACCAG GCAAGAAGTGAACCAGCGCAAAAACTTAGGCCTGCTTATTTTGTTATCAATGGGTTTATTTACTTCATACAG ATCTGCTTTTGGATTTTCATGAGCGTAAGCAGCGCTGACACTGGCGCAGAGATTGCTAAACTCTTCCTTGCAG TTGTTTCATTTTGCGCTGCTCTTGGATTCTTGTTGTATGGTGGAAG GCTGTTTTTCCTGCTGAGGCGCTTCCCAATTGAATCCAGAGGTCGTCAAAAGAAGCTTTACGAG GTTGGCTCAGTGACAACTATTTGCTGTACATGTTTCTTGATAAGATGTACTATG CTTGCAGTATCTGCATTTGACGAGGAAGCAGATCTGGATGTGTTGGATCATCCCATTCTTAACCTCATCTATTATTTG TTGGTGGAGATTGTTCCATCAGGGTTGGTGCTTTTCATACTGCGAAAGCTGCCACCAAGAAGAGTTTCTGATCAGTATCATCCAATCAGATGA
- the LOC112734423 gene encoding probable protein phosphatase 2C 9 isoform X1, producing MDSLCCFSSVRGVVGGHSSSNSGKGKSHQSTTKYGYSLVKGKANHPMEDYHVAKFVQFKGQELGLFAIYDGHLGDSVPAYLQKHLFSNILDEKDFWEDPFMSISKAYETTDQAILSHSPDLGRGGSTAVTAILINSQKLWVANVGDSRAVLSRGGVAVQMTTDHEPNTERGSIENRGGFVSNMPGDVARVNGQLAVSRAFGDRNLKTHLRSDPDIQYADINPNIELLILASDGLWKVMGNQEAVDIAKRIKDPQRAAKQLATEALNKDSKDDISCIVVRFKG from the exons ATGGATAGTCTCTGTTGCTTCAGCTCTGTTAGAGGG GTGGTTGGAGGGCATTCTTCAAGTAACTCTGGAAAGGGCAAGAGCCATCAGTCTACAACCAAGTATGGCTATAGCCTTGTTAAAGGGAAAGCAAACCACCCGATGGAGGACTATCATGTAGCGAAATTTGTCCAGTTCAAGGGGCAAGAGCTGGGACTTTTTGCTATATATGATGGACACTTGGGAGATAGCGTACCAGCATATTTACAAAAGcatcttttttcaaatatcttgGATGAA AAGGACTTTTGGGAAGATCCGTTCATGTCTATTTCTAAAGCTTATGAGACAACAGATCAAGCAATTCTTTCTCACAGTCCTGATTTGGGACGAGGAGGGTCAACTGCTGTGACTGCAATTCTTATAAATAGTCAGAAATTATGGGTAGCCAACGTTGGAGATTCACGAGCAGTTCTGTCAAGGGGAGGGGTGGCTGTACAGATGACTACTGACCATGAACCTAATACTGAGCGGGGCAGCATTGAGAACAGAGGTGGCTTTGTCTCAAACATGCCAG GAGATGTTGCAAGGGTGAATGGGCAGCTTGCAGTTTCGCGAGCATTTGGAGACAGAAACCTCAAAACACATCTGCGATCGGATCCTGACATCCAGTATGCCGATATTAACCCAAATATTGAGCTTTTGATACTTGCTAGTGATGGTCTATGGAAG GTAATGGGAAACCAAGAGGCTGTAGATATTGCAAAAAGGATAAAGGATCCACAAAGGGCAGCCAAACAACTAGCCACTGAGGCATTGAACAAAGACAGTAAAGATGACATTTCATGCATTGTAGTTCGTTTCAAGGgatga